cagaacaaaaatgaTGTAGCTGAGAGCAATCACTAAGAGAAGGTAATAGGACTGCCCAGCAACATATTTCATGTCCCCTCCCTCACCCATCAGGTCTCTGAAGATGACTCAATGGCTCTGTCTAGTTTAATAGATGAGAAGAAAAGAATAATTCTGAATTAAGAGATGTATGAAGGCATTCCCTAAGGGCCAGTTCCCATTTGTCACATTGACATGAGACCACACAATAAAGGCAGCAAAATTATTCAGAGTTGCCCACAATCAACCTTCTGTTTCATCCACAGTTGCTTGCTCCCAATACAATGCTCTTTTAGCCCACCACATTGGCATTGACATTCAGTGGTCCACTCCAGTCCTTCAGTCTTCCACCTTCTTCCACCTTGGCACACTGCTATCCATCAAGTAAGTAGACTACAACTTCATAGGTGGACATCATGATAGCCGTGTTTGGGATCTGTCTGATCAGGTGTGTAGTCAGCCCTCGGTACAGGGCGCCGTACCCTTCCTCTCGCACCAGCAAAGACAGTGTCTGGAAGAAAGATCTGTATTTTGTTCCCTCTTCTCTTAGTCTTGTTCGTACAACCTCTGGACAAAGAAAAccagtggaaaaaaagaaaaattgagtGGTTACATTCAccatttcccattatttttcccagcAACCAATCAAGGATTTTTACACAAAAATACCCCTCCCCAGGTTCTCAATCTCACAActgctctttaaaaaaagaaagaggaagacaAAGAGCAGCAAACCAAATATGTGTAAGAAGAGAGCAAGTATTAGGTATTTGACTAAACAAGGCAAGTTCATTTGGTTAGCTACAATCCAAAAGAGGACTGTTGCTTGGGGTTACATTTTAGCTCAGAAGTTGACAGAAGTTCTGTACTCAGTTCATTAAAAATGTATACACAACTACTTTGCAGGAAGATCAAGTGCAACTGACATACAAGCTAGGCAGCCTGCATCCCTAGAAGAGATGGCACATTATGGAAAACTGCTGAGTATATAGAAAGATTCCAACTGAACAACTACCTCTTGGAGTCCCTTGGGCCATACTCTGGCCAAGCCCATAGCAAAATAAACATTGCCTAAGAAAAGGTCATGCTGGATATCCACTGTAAAGCACTTCCATTTCTGAATACTATACTCATGTTGACCTGCTACATCTGATATTCAGACAGGGAAATGTTTCTGAGCAAGAAAACCAAAGTTGGCTACAAATCTCACTTAGACTCCCTTTGATGGATCTGCCTCAGGGTCTCAGCTGCACACATCCCACTTACCATGGGGATATGCTATTGATGTTGCACACGTTTTGGAAGTGGCAGCAGCCATCATCATTCGAACAAAGTCCGATGCTTCTTTTACCGAATCTTCCTCATTGTCCATGGCACCAGCAGTCTTATATTCCAGTAATCTTTTCTTAATACTCTCATAAATGACAAAGTGAATAACAGTCTCAGATATGCCTGCGTAGGACGCAGACATTCCCCGGTAAAAGCCTCTAAAGCCATCCAAGCGATAAACTTTGCGGGCACACTCAAATGCGCTCATTCGCT
The nucleotide sequence above comes from Ammospiza caudacuta isolate bAmmCau1 chromosome 11, bAmmCau1.pri, whole genome shotgun sequence. Encoded proteins:
- the SLC25A36 gene encoding solute carrier family 25 member 36; translated protein: MSQRDTLVHLFAGGCGGTVGAILTCPLEVVKTRLQSSSVTLYISEVHLNTLNGATVNRVARVSPGPLHCLKMILQNEGPRSLFRGLGPNLVGVAPSRAIYFAAYSNCKEKLNNIFNPDSTQVHMMSAGVAGFTAITTTNPIWLVKTRLQLDARNRGEKRMSAFECARKVYRLDGFRGFYRGMSASYAGISETVIHFVIYESIKKRLLEYKTAGAMDNEEDSVKEASDFVRMMMAAATSKTCATSIAYPHEVVRTRLREEGTKYRSFFQTLSLLVREEGYGALYRGLTTHLIRQIPNTAIMMSTYEVVVYLLDG